The genomic stretch ATGAAGTAATGGAGGAACGGTGAAGATGGACGATGATGAGCGATACTGTGCGAACGAGGAAAGGCAAAGAACTCTGAGAGATGATGAGCCAATGTGTGCGAACGAGGAAAGGAGAAAAAATAGGGCTTTTAAAACAGTTTAAAATTAATGGGTAAAATTCCCCGATCCGACCCGGTTTGCACAACCAAATAACCCGTCCGCTTTTGCACCGCATCCGACCCGCGATCGCAGCCGCTCCGCCCGCTTTCTCCTTTCCCGCCAGACCGGTATGATAGGAAGCAACCATGCTATTTTTTTCGCGTCGCGCCGCTATCGTGCCGTGCCGGCCACTATTGACAACATAGTGTGAGGATAGTGAATGAGTAGGCACTTCAAGAGGCCTTATCTCTCCTAGGGATTGAATACTCAATTCATGCATAACAAAATGAATCTTCCCTCAGCTTTTATTCCCTCAGATCTAGATTCTTTCTCCTCTCTGTTATTGACACATGGCCTAACCATGTGCTGCTCATAACAAAATTAGTTTTGAACGGAATCCCTTATTCCCTCACTCTTCTTACGCGTCCTTTTGTAAAATTTGCCATATCTACCAAATAACTTCTTAAAAAGTTTATactattaataacattaatatATCACTCATTCTCAATCTAGTATGTTATCCAACAGCAGTATTGCAATGAaatattattttcattttcagGCTGTGTACCTAAAGCGAAAAGGGTCCTACCATGGCCCCCCAACTATGTCCTCTAAAACATCGGATGCTAGTGAGCTGTTTGTTGTGAGTACTGAGGATTCAGAAAGTGGTGATGATAGGAGTGATAGCTCTGACCCTTCTGAGAGAATGCCTGCATTTCAGAATGTCGTGAAAGACATGATTCCTGGTATGAAGGAGAAGATTTTCAAAGTGATAACTCCAGGGAAAGTTGACAAGGATCTAATATCTAAGGTGATTGAGGAATTAACTGAGGAAGAAGAAAGTGGGAATGAAAATGAAGATGGAGAAGATGATGGCGATGAAgaagatgacactgaagatgaagatgaagatgaagatgaagatgaagatgaagatgaagatgaagatgaagaagaagaagatgaagatgaagaaaagGAAAATGATACAGTAACTCTGGAATTGGAAGACATTATATTGGAAACTGATCAAGAGGGAGATTATGAGAACGAGATAAATGCCAATCTGGGAACTTTTGAACGTGAAGAACAAAATGAAATTGCTGTCAAAGTTGTCATTGGTGGTCTTATGCAGGAACTTTCCAGCAATTTATCCTCTAGAGATTTGCTTCGAGTTCCTGCTAAGCTGGAGATGAAGGAGCGtggttcattttcttttattgttGAAAACGAAGTCAATCAGCAGGATGGTCATGTCAAAGGGAAATCTTCATCAGATAAATCAATTAAGTTTCAAAGTCGTCGCAGAGTTGATCATGTTATTTCTGACATTGCTAAATTAATTGGCAAGGAAAATGTACCTGCAAAGGTAAGCAAAGTAGTCAAATAAAATCTGCAAATCAGTTTTTGTCAAAACTCACTAATCTTAAATTCTAGTCATAAGTTGCTTTGACTATAATGCATTGTTTTAATCTTATAGGTGCTGAAAGAGTTTGGAGAATTAATAAGTCTCACTCTAAGTCAGGCTCAGAATCATCAACCATTATCCGGGTCTACGATTTTCAATCGCATTGAAATACCATCTTCATTTGATCCTCTAAACGGTGATTTTCTAGTGACTTTGTCATTTCATTATTATGAGGTGCTTATTATTGACTGCTGACAGTAGAATGTTTGTGTTGTTGTAATCTATAGTGTATTGTTAACCAAGTGCCAAATATTCCCATTTTCAATCAGGCTTATATATTGGAACATATGGTCTTTACTCCTCTGAAGTTATTCAAATGAGACATAGATATGGTCAATGGCAAGAAGATGGTAGGGCGAAGGAGACTTCGGATCTCGAGTTTTATGAGTATGTAGAGGCCCTGAAAATAACTGGGGATCCTTATGTACCAGCTGGCCAGGTAATAATATCatgaattttattttattgacCTCCAATTATAGTGTTCTAATTTCCTTCCTTCATCATTCTGTGATGTTGGTTTTTATCTATGCAATCCACCTGGGAGAAAAAGAGAGCAGTAGAGGGGTGCACTGTATGATTATGTTAACAAAAGTTGGAGAATGCTGGTGCTGATAAGTGGGAAATATCCGTGAGTTGTAAAACCATAACAGCAATGGTTTTTCTATGCCAGTTGTCATTATCAAGATAACTGGGTTCAtctttttaattattaatttgataacatttattaaaaataatagTAATTAATACTGTTTGACTAAATTAAAGTTAGTAAATGATTTTTTAAATTCAAATCAAAATTGTTACATAAGCTAAATATTTTTGAACATTATCTTTTGCAATGAATTGAAAATATCAGTAACTTAATTGATACATATATAGAAACAAGGGTCCCTCTAATATAGACTCCTTGAAAAAGGTTCGAAAGGTGAACTCATGTGTCGTACTACAGAGATGGCATTTCCAAGATACCCAATTTCACCTTTTTCCCCAAATGTGGAACTAGGGTTTACAGTGTAGATGTTTCAATTTCTGATGTCCCAAATCTAAAATGCACAAACATTTAAAAGAATTGAAACTGAAAGCATCTCGGTCCATATTAGAGGCTCCCTAGATACAGTTGTATATAATTTTGAAGTTAATGATGCTTAGAAGACAAGTACAAAAGACTGTACTGATAATGGACCTATCATGTACCCACACTGCAAATTGGTGACTTAGGCCATTCCTTGTATGGTATAAGAGGGTATGATTTTAAACAGCTTCACACTCATCTTATACATGAGAAGATCTTGGGAACTGCTTTTCTTCAAATGTTATCTCATGGATTTTTGTATTTGAGGTGTTGTGTGTTGTTGAGTTTCAAACAGCTCATGTTCAAAATATACAAGAAAATGGAACTTCCGTACTTCCAGATAATCATCATGTATTTTCTAGCACTGAAATGTTGTTTTTAGAAGTAATTCAGGGTAAGGCTAGTGATGTGCTCGTTGGAAGTTGATTGACAATTTTGATTGCTGTCAAACTGGCAATTGTTGCAGGCATTGTGTCGGCAGTAACACATATATGACTTGGTTTTTTACCGAGTTCAATGGAAACCAAGATATTTCTTGTATTTTTGTGTATGAAACTTGTGGTCTCTTTTTGAAGCTGATTTTTTGCATTATGCATTACTCATCATAAATCTCATTAATCATGTTCTTTGATCCCCTTAGGTGGCATTTCGTGCAAAAGTTGGAAAGATGTATCAACTTCCACATAAAGGGATAATTCCTGAAGAATTTGGAGTGGTATGgaattattttatattttatattgTAGGGGTTCCCATGTTAGTTTCATTGCTTTTTCCAATCTCTACTCTCTCCAAAACCTTTATTTATTGAATTGGTATCAATTCACAATAAATAATAGGAAATTATTATTGTTCTGCAATCTTATCTGATGTTATTAACAATTTCAGATTGGTCGCTATAAAGGTGAAGGAAGATTGGCTGAGCCAGGGTTTCAGAATCCGCGATGGGTTGATGGTGAACTTGTAATTCTTGATGGAAAGGTTGGTATTTTCCACCCTGGTCTAGTTATTGTAATTCCAGCTTAGTTTTGTGCAATTCTTTATAGCTGCGTCTTGCTTTTTGTTGATTTTTTTGCAGCACATAAAAGCAGGGCCTGTTGTTGGATTTGTGTATTGGGCCCCGGAGTATCATTTTTTGGTCTTCTTTAATCGGCTTAGGCTTCAGCAGTAGGATTTCGTTGTTCATACTATCAAAAACTTTGTAAATTCTTTCTTCAGACTTCAGCGTAAGTTCTCTTTAAAAAGGCCTTTTTAGCTTAACTGGGCAACTCATCtattaattttatatattatatGCACGATATAATGATTTTGCTAAAGGCTTGGGTATATTTGAAACCTATAACTGCCCTATTTCAATCCTAGAGAAGTTTATGCATTTTTATGAGCATGTAGGGCGAGGTGGGTGTTTTAATAACATGACCAAGCCAACCTAGTGCAAAGCCTAGCATAGCCTATTTCGATCTCTAATTTTTAATGGCTTTATTTTAGTGTTTAGTACATAGTTTCCTAAAATGGATAGTTATAATTCTTGGGTCCGATGGCCCTTAAATGGCAAGCCAGATAATTGACGGGTCCAAGTGTAAGCCTtgggtatatatatatatattaagcTTAGAATTTGGTGTAAATGTTTTTACATGCATTAAGCTTGTTATATTGTTAATTTCGTACTTGATTTGTCCTGTAATTGGATGTTTCATGTCATAGCATTGATTTGTGTATGGACTTGTCTGGTTGCTCGAACAAAAACTATTAAACAGGTTTAATGAGAAGCAAAGGAAAGTAACTTTAAAAAGGAAACATGAAAGAAAGTAATTAGATATTAAGAATAGAAGGGATCTATAGTTTGCATGGCCTGTACTGTATCTCAAATTATGGTTGAACCTCCTCATTATGTGGCCTCATGAAGAATTAATTTTAATGAAACCTTTTAGTAAAGAAAGCAGATTCGTTTATAAGCAACAGAAGTTTTCCTTCCTGTTGTTATCAAGTGCTAAGGTTTTCTATCTGTTCTGTATTTTGGTTATGTCAAGTGCAATTGTCACTAAGCGTCTCTACTTTTTCAATTAGTTTATTTTATATTGACTTCAAGTTGCAAGCTTCTTTAATCTATGTGGCTTATGACTGTTTTTTTTTCTGTGGGTTCCAGGTGTCAAGGAATGCTAAAATTGTGCTTCAGTGGAAGATATCATCCATCACTGCAGGATTTTCCATTTAAGGTATTCAGTGTTTAATTTAAAGTTTAGTAATTATACGCAGACAATGTAAACAGGTTTTATAGACGCGCCTAATCTAAATTTACTATCTTGTCACACCATAATGCTACTACTTCAAATCTTTTTGTATTGAGACATGATAGTAAAATATGATTGAATGTTTGGGTAAAACTTGCTTACCCTGGTAGCGTTTATGAATTAAATTCTTTATTTTAAAAATGTAGGGGTTGCTTTATGGTTTTCTTTAAATGAACATTTTCCTCTGATGTTTACTTTTTATGTCTGTCTCTCTTATGCAGTGTAAAATAGCTTTATGCCAAGCAGCATAGATTTTGAGCACTGGGCTGCTTGTCTAGTCGTAACTCGTAACTCAACTTATTTGGTTATCTTAAGCTTGATTGTCATAGCTTGACTAATCATCATGGAGATTCATAAATCAGCACTGAAGCACAATGTACTAGTTTTTCATTTCACGTATTGTAGAGCTGTAGTAGTGTTCAGGTGGCACATCCTTCATCAAATTTGTATAGTGGTCCAATTTTTTCTGATATGTTATATTCAAATGTATCATAACTACATAATCATGCTTAGTCTAATGTGTTCATTCTGTTAGTATGAATGAAATAAGTTCATTACAAGTGGCATTATTTATCTTCCCACTTTGGATTGTACTCGGATCTTTTTAGCATATCCTCATTCAATCTATATACACTCCTGAAAGGGTCTTAGCCAGAATTTTGAATAATGATTGGTGGGACATGACGATGACGAAACTTTACTGTTGTGCCTCTTGTCAATTCTTGCATTATCGTCAATGAATGAACTTGGGTGTGGATACCCAGCTTGCTTAAGCCTTATAGTATGGAATTTAATTTATTGAAAATGTGGTAGTAGACAAGaaaaatatttcattttaatttttttaaaaccACAAGCAAATTACTCCAACATCTTTTATTCTCACCATAAATTGTTGTTTTTCTAGTTCTGTTTTATTTTTGCCGAAAGCAACTCACATCACAATCAAAACCACTCAACTTACTGTGATCTAGTTGGACATAGTATAATCAAAGTTTTCATAATGGGTTTTAGCTGAATTTTAAAATGCAAGTATAATATATATAACAGAAAGGAAAAACGAATTACGGTTGTTATTTGCCATTAAATTTTTATTGTATGGCATGGCTTTGCCCCAGTAGCAAACTTTTGTGATGAGTTGGAGAAAATTAGATATTGGTGAAAAGTCTATCTCTGTATTTTATTGCCGAAGTTTAGACTTTCACAAGTACATACAATATAGTCTTATAATAACTTTCACAAGTACATACACTACAGTCTTGCTTATAAACCTTCCAAAAGAGGGAGGGCATATATTTTACATATGATGATATGTCACCTAGGACCATTTGCTACTTATTTAGACCAACCAAACCTTAAAATATATCTTACAGTTTTATTGATAAGTGCTATGTTATACTTTCTCTACTGACCAAACAACACTTCCTTTGCTATCTTGGCTCCACGTTCTTTGGCCATATACAGACCTACGTGATGCATAAACTCCTGCAAATTGTTCATTAATTCTTTGGTAAAATGCActtaagtttttttttttttaaaatgtatGTATAAACTAGTAGAATAGAATGCACTAATATTAACAGTTTATGATTGTTTGACATGTACCTGGGGATGGGCTAAAGCTCCTTTGATATTTGTGGTTACGTCAAGAGGGACATTGAAGGTAGCACATGCATTCGAATACACCACCACATCTTCTAGAGGCTTCAGAAAACCACGGTTTTTAGCAGACATTGTAGAGCATACAAAATCCAGAACACATATATCTGTGCATACACCTACCACCACCACCTTCAATTCACCAATTACCAGTAAATTAACAAGTAAGTTACTTTAGTAAGATCAAGGTTCAAGATAATACCAACATATTATTAAAGTTCATAATTCAAGGATTACAGTAATACTCACTGTTTTGATCTTATTCTTCTTCACCCAATCTACAAAAACATTTGAACCATCTTCTTCCATTGAGCCAACATATCCGTCAAAACAATCCTTACGTCTGATTGTTACATTGGTCTCATTCTCTAGCCATCTTAATGCTACAATTCCATAAATTAAAATACAACACAAGCAAGAAAGTAGTGAAAATATAAAAAAGTGAAAAATTGTTAAACCTGGAACTAGATTTGATTCATCAGTCCCAGCAATACAGTGAGGGGGATAAGGCTCCTCTGGCTTGTTAGGCTGGTGAGAATCAAGGAAAGCCATAACTGGTAATTTCTTCTCACAGAACAGTCTCGCTAGCCTT from Lathyrus oleraceus cultivar Zhongwan6 chromosome 7, CAAS_Psat_ZW6_1.0, whole genome shotgun sequence encodes the following:
- the LOC127100717 gene encoding protein EXECUTER 1, chloroplastic encodes the protein MASISSISSPNLTFPKQNLPVTFPLKRPSLLHFPSQPLCLCLNSVSDGNHNNTNNNDRRWDSMLHEFVTGAMKQFESYVNALMKGRAADEDRGDVNDEDWDWNQWRQHFDEVDDQERIVIILKSQLRHAVYVEDYEEASRLQVAIAAASNNDSVGKVISLLKRAIKEERYHDAAFLRDKAGAGLVGWWTGISKDVNDPHGLIIRITPEHGRYVARSYSPRQLATSAAGVPLFEFFLTMDKKGDFKSQAVYLKRKGSYHGPPTMSSKTSDASELFVVSTEDSESGDDRSDSSDPSERMPAFQNVVKDMIPGMKEKIFKVITPGKVDKDLISKVIEELTEEEESGNENEDGEDDGDEEDDTEDEDEDEDEDEDEDEDEDEEEEDEDEEKENDTVTLELEDIILETDQEGDYENEINANLGTFEREEQNEIAVKVVIGGLMQELSSNLSSRDLLRVPAKLEMKERGSFSFIVENEVNQQDGHVKGKSSSDKSIKFQSRRRVDHVISDIAKLIGKENVPAKVLKEFGELISLTLSQAQNHQPLSGSTIFNRIEIPSSFDPLNGLYIGTYGLYSSEVIQMRHRYGQWQEDGRAKETSDLEFYEYVEALKITGDPYVPAGQVAFRAKVGKMYQLPHKGIIPEEFGVIGRYKGEGRLAEPGFQNPRWVDGELVILDGKHIKAGPVVGFVYWAPEYHFLVFFNRLRLQQ
- the LOC127100718 gene encoding nicotinamidase 1, which encodes MVSHTIELLKNEIPLEQESVVLAEDTVNGLVLVDIINGFCTVGAGNLAPRESNKQISEMISESARLARLFCEKKLPVMAFLDSHQPNKPEEPYPPHCIAGTDESNLVPALRWLENETNVTIRRKDCFDGYVGSMEEDGSNVFVDWVKKNKIKTVVVVGVCTDICVLDFVCSTMSAKNRGFLKPLEDVVVYSNACATFNVPLDVTTNIKGALAHPQEFMHHVGLYMAKERGAKIAKEVLFGQ